The following are encoded together in the Halomonas halophila genome:
- a CDS encoding carboxymuconolactone decarboxylase family protein yields MSITSRLPALDDATASPEQRRVLDAILRGPRGNLDGPFLAWIHSPELADHAQRLGAFCRYGTRLELRLTELAILFTASWWQSQAEWQIHEPIAREAGVSASLIEALQEGLTEDQEPDCERDDEALVVRLGRSLYTTRRVSEALYAEAVEAFGEPAVVELIGVFGYYALVAMTLNVFEVRRGDGPLPFTEPPTPG; encoded by the coding sequence ATGTCGATCACTTCGCGTCTGCCGGCGCTCGATGACGCCACCGCCTCGCCCGAGCAGCGCCGCGTGCTGGACGCCATCCTCCGCGGCCCCCGCGGCAACCTCGACGGCCCCTTCCTGGCCTGGATTCACAGCCCGGAACTGGCCGACCACGCCCAGCGCCTGGGCGCCTTCTGTCGCTACGGCACGCGGCTCGAGCTGCGGCTCACCGAGCTGGCGATCCTGTTCACCGCGTCCTGGTGGCAGTCCCAGGCGGAATGGCAGATCCATGAACCCATCGCCCGGGAGGCCGGCGTCTCGGCGTCGCTGATCGAGGCGTTGCAGGAAGGCCTGACAGAAGATCAGGAACCGGACTGCGAGCGCGACGACGAGGCGCTGGTGGTGCGCCTGGGGCGCTCGCTCTACACCACCCGGCGCGTCAGTGAGGCGCTCTACGCTGAGGCGGTGGAGGCCTTCGGCGAGCCGGCGGTGGTCGAGCTGATCGGCGTGTTCGGCTACTACGCCCTGGTGGCCATGACCCTCAACGTCTTCGAGGTGCGCCGCGGCGACGGGCCACTGCCGTTTACCGAGCCGCCGACGCCGGGCTGA
- a CDS encoding aspartate aminotransferase family protein: MSHVFHRHLSHTYPTAVGGDGAYLIDAEGRRYLDACGGAAVSCLGHSDAEVIEAVREQVGKLAYAHSAFFTTEPMEALADFLIERAPEGLSSVYFVSGGSEAVEAALKLARQYFIERGEPERRHLIARRQSYHGNTLGALATGGNAWRRRQFEPLLVEVSHVSPCYAYRGQAEGETPEAYGERLARELEDEIQRLGPETVMAFVAEPVVGATLGAVPAVPGYFKRVREICDRHGILLILDEVMCGMGRTGSLFAAEQEGVAPDLATIAKGLGAGYQPIGATLVGERIRATIAGGSGFFQHGHTYIGHATACAAALAVQRAIESRDLLPRVRQLGDGLQQRLEDRFGDHPHVGDIRGRGLFRGLELVAERESRAPFDPERKLHAAIKRTAMDHGLMCYPMGGTLDGRRGDHILLAPPFILEDGQLDEIVDKLDATLRSVLGPS, translated from the coding sequence ATGAGCCACGTCTTCCATCGTCACCTGTCTCACACTTACCCCACCGCCGTCGGCGGCGACGGCGCCTATCTGATCGACGCCGAGGGGCGGCGCTATCTGGATGCCTGCGGCGGCGCCGCGGTCTCCTGCCTGGGGCACAGCGACGCCGAGGTGATCGAGGCCGTGCGCGAGCAGGTCGGCAAGCTGGCCTACGCCCACAGCGCCTTCTTCACTACCGAGCCGATGGAGGCGCTGGCCGACTTCCTGATCGAGCGTGCGCCGGAGGGGCTCTCCTCGGTGTATTTCGTCTCGGGCGGCTCCGAGGCGGTGGAGGCGGCGCTGAAGCTGGCTCGTCAGTACTTCATCGAGCGCGGTGAGCCCGAGCGCCGGCACCTGATCGCGCGGCGCCAGAGCTACCACGGCAATACCCTCGGCGCGCTGGCCACCGGCGGCAATGCCTGGCGGCGGCGCCAGTTCGAGCCGCTGCTGGTGGAGGTCAGCCACGTCAGTCCCTGCTACGCCTACCGCGGCCAGGCCGAGGGCGAGACGCCGGAGGCCTACGGCGAGCGGCTGGCGCGGGAGCTGGAGGACGAGATCCAGCGCCTGGGGCCGGAGACGGTGATGGCCTTCGTCGCCGAGCCGGTGGTGGGCGCGACCTTGGGCGCGGTACCCGCCGTGCCGGGCTATTTCAAGCGCGTGCGCGAGATCTGCGACCGCCACGGCATCCTCTTGATCCTCGACGAGGTGATGTGCGGCATGGGCCGCACCGGCAGCCTGTTCGCCGCCGAGCAGGAGGGCGTGGCGCCGGACCTGGCGACCATCGCCAAGGGGCTCGGGGCCGGCTACCAGCCGATCGGCGCGACCCTGGTCGGCGAGCGCATTCGTGCGACCATCGCTGGGGGCTCGGGCTTCTTCCAGCACGGCCACACCTATATCGGCCATGCCACCGCCTGCGCCGCGGCCCTGGCTGTGCAGCGCGCCATCGAGTCCCGCGACCTGCTGCCCCGCGTGCGGCAATTGGGTGACGGCCTCCAGCAACGGCTCGAGGACCGCTTCGGCGACCATCCCCACGTCGGCGATATCCGCGGCCGGGGGCTGTTCCGCGGCCTCGAGCTGGTGGCCGAGCGCGAGTCCAGGGCGCCGTTCGATCCCGAGCGCAAGCTGCACGCCGCCATCAAGCGCACGGCCATGGATCACGGCCTGATGTGCTATCCGATGGGCGGCACCCTCGACGGCCGCCGGGGCGACCATATCCTGCTGGCGCCGCCCTTCATCCTCGAGGACGGCCAGCTCGACGAGATCGTCGACAAGCTCGACGCGACCCTCCGGTCCGTCCTTGGACCCTCTTGA
- a CDS encoding MurR/RpiR family transcriptional regulator — translation MTAASPSRPDARLDTLADLERLLADLEAGDAELRLGKRSRQVLSALVGMPQQAAVSSISDLAERLGVSPSTLSRLAQRLDFEGFAGLQAVFRRHVTERTHFYSDQVSRLLEGEQDDDALGRLTRLGRQESANLGDLVAGMDGEAFTRAARRLAEARRVRIHGRRQFASLASFMAYGLGMLRPDAAALDAAGHGIADALARLDDNDVLVVISAFPYTPSVLTSARVAARQGVPVIALTDAASSPLARAASERFAVPNQSLFFSNAMCAFMLLAEGLLSEAARLLGEDGLASLERRERMIDELGDAL, via the coding sequence ATGACCGCCGCCTCGCCTTCTCGACCGGACGCACGCCTCGATACCCTCGCCGACCTCGAGCGCCTGCTCGCCGACCTCGAGGCGGGAGACGCCGAGCTGCGCCTGGGCAAGCGATCGCGGCAGGTGCTCTCGGCGCTGGTCGGCATGCCCCAGCAGGCCGCGGTGTCGTCGATCAGCGATCTGGCGGAGCGCCTCGGCGTCAGCCCCTCGACGCTCTCGCGGCTGGCCCAGCGGCTGGACTTCGAGGGCTTCGCCGGCCTGCAGGCGGTGTTCCGCCGCCACGTCACCGAAAGAACGCACTTCTACAGCGATCAGGTCTCGCGGCTGCTGGAGGGCGAACAGGACGACGACGCCCTCGGCCGGCTGACCCGGCTGGGCCGCCAGGAGAGCGCCAACCTCGGCGACCTGGTGGCGGGAATGGACGGCGAGGCCTTCACCCGTGCCGCACGGCGGCTGGCGGAGGCCCGGCGGGTGCGGATTCACGGCCGTCGCCAGTTCGCCTCGTTGGCCTCGTTCATGGCCTACGGACTCGGCATGCTGCGCCCCGACGCCGCTGCGCTGGACGCCGCCGGCCACGGCATCGCGGACGCCCTGGCCCGGCTCGACGACAACGACGTGCTGGTGGTGATCAGCGCCTTCCCCTATACGCCGAGCGTGCTGACCTCGGCCCGGGTGGCGGCCCGCCAGGGCGTGCCGGTGATCGCGCTGACCGATGCCGCCAGCTCGCCGCTGGCCCGCGCCGCCAGTGAGCGCTTCGCGGTGCCCAATCAAAGCCTGTTCTTCAGCAACGCCATGTGCGCCTTCATGCTGCTGGCCGAGGGGCTGCTGAGCGAGGCGGCACGCCTGCTGGGTGAAGACGGGCTGGCCTCGCTCGAGCGCCGCGAGCGGATGATCGACGAGCTCGGCGACGCGCTGTAG
- a CDS encoding NADPH:quinone reductase, whose product MAKRIQFARTGGPEVLELVDVTPAEPGPGEVRVRHQAVGLNFIDIYFRTGLYPAPALPSGLGTEGAGVVEAVGEGVEHLAVGDRVAYAQGPLGAYAESHVLPAEKVVTLPDGIDAETAAAAMLKGLTVQYLLRQTYPLQGGETILFHAAAGGVGSIACQWAKALGVKLIGTVSSPEKAALAEKNGAWATIDTTREDVVERVRELTGGAMCDVVYDSVGKDTWETSLDCLKKRGLMVSFGNASGPVEGVNIGILNQKGSLFVTRPSLNGYADTRERLEAMAADLFARIESGEVSIDIGQRYPLAEAAEAQEALAGRKTTGSTVLIP is encoded by the coding sequence ATGGCCAAGCGCATCCAGTTCGCCCGCACCGGCGGGCCCGAGGTCCTCGAGCTCGTCGATGTCACGCCCGCCGAGCCGGGCCCCGGCGAGGTGCGGGTCCGCCATCAGGCGGTGGGCCTGAACTTCATCGACATCTATTTCCGCACCGGGCTGTATCCGGCGCCGGCGTTGCCGTCGGGGCTCGGTACCGAGGGCGCGGGCGTCGTCGAGGCGGTGGGCGAAGGCGTCGAGCACCTGGCGGTGGGCGATCGCGTGGCCTATGCCCAGGGCCCGCTGGGCGCCTACGCCGAGAGCCACGTGCTGCCGGCGGAGAAGGTAGTGACGCTGCCCGACGGCATCGATGCCGAGACCGCGGCGGCGGCCATGCTCAAGGGCCTGACCGTGCAGTACCTGCTGCGCCAGACCTATCCGCTCCAGGGGGGCGAGACGATTCTCTTCCACGCCGCGGCCGGCGGCGTCGGCTCCATTGCCTGCCAGTGGGCGAAGGCACTGGGCGTGAAGCTGATCGGTACGGTGAGCTCGCCGGAGAAGGCGGCGCTGGCCGAGAAGAACGGCGCCTGGGCGACCATCGACACCACCCGCGAGGACGTGGTGGAGCGGGTTCGCGAGCTGACCGGGGGCGCCATGTGCGACGTGGTCTATGATTCGGTGGGCAAGGACACTTGGGAGACCTCGCTGGACTGTCTGAAGAAGCGTGGCCTGATGGTCAGCTTCGGCAATGCCTCGGGCCCGGTGGAGGGCGTCAACATCGGCATTCTCAACCAGAAGGGGTCGCTGTTCGTGACCCGCCCGAGCCTCAACGGCTATGCCGATACCCGCGAGCGACTGGAAGCGATGGCCGCCGACCTGTTCGCTCGGATCGAAAGCGGCGAGGTCAGCATCGACATCGGTCAACGCTATCCGCTCGCCGAGGCCGCCGAGGCCCAGGAGGCGCTGGCAGGCCGCAAGACCACCGGCTCGACCGTGCTTATCCCGTAG